In the Posidoniimonas corsicana genome, one interval contains:
- a CDS encoding HD domain-containing protein has protein sequence MPALTDLAKQIATDAHAGQFRRDGVTPYIEHPRAVASRVGDDPRLVAAAWLHDVLEDTDQTAESLLAQGVPAEVVDAVELLTKSPAVAYGDYLARVADSPIARQVKIADMLSNLSDGPTPKQIRKYAEGLLRLVPAG, from the coding sequence ATGCCCGCCCTTACTGACCTGGCCAAGCAGATCGCCACCGACGCCCACGCCGGGCAGTTCCGCCGCGATGGGGTCACGCCCTACATCGAGCACCCGCGGGCGGTGGCGTCGCGGGTCGGCGATGACCCGCGGCTGGTCGCGGCCGCGTGGCTGCACGACGTGCTGGAGGACACCGACCAGACCGCCGAGTCGCTGCTCGCCCAGGGCGTGCCCGCCGAGGTGGTCGACGCGGTCGAGCTGCTGACCAAGAGCCCGGCGGTCGCGTACGGGGACTACCTGGCGCGTGTGGCCGACAGCCCGATCGCCCGGCAGGTGAAGATCGCCGATATGCTCTCGAACCTGTCCGACGGCCCCACGCCGAAGCAGATCCGCAAGTACGCTGAAGGACTGCTGCGGTTAGTCCCCGCCGGCTGA
- a CDS encoding class I SAM-dependent methyltransferase has product MLDTIQGNLYDHPKYYDLVFGSDWKAEMDFLEDVFERHTDLVVERLFEPACGTGRLLYRFAQAGYQAAGNDLNPAAVEYCNERLAKHGLPETAVVGDMCDYRVAKKVDASFNTINSFRHLATGQQAHDHLSCVARSLKKGGLYVLGLHLTPARGQPASNEESWAARRGNLSVLSRMWSIKVNRAARKETVGMTFDVYTPSRTFRLQNQFDFRTYTAEQMDDLIASVPSLQCVATYDFAYDVDCPVQINRSTEDVVYVLQKQ; this is encoded by the coding sequence ATGCTCGACACGATCCAAGGCAACCTCTACGACCACCCAAAGTACTACGACCTTGTGTTCGGATCGGACTGGAAGGCCGAGATGGACTTCCTGGAGGACGTGTTCGAGCGGCACACCGACCTGGTCGTGGAGCGGCTGTTCGAGCCGGCCTGCGGCACCGGGCGGCTGCTGTACCGGTTCGCCCAGGCGGGGTACCAGGCGGCCGGCAACGACCTCAACCCCGCGGCGGTCGAGTACTGCAACGAGCGGCTGGCCAAGCACGGCCTGCCGGAGACCGCCGTCGTGGGCGACATGTGCGACTACCGCGTGGCCAAGAAGGTGGACGCGTCGTTCAACACGATCAACAGCTTCCGCCACCTGGCGACCGGGCAGCAGGCGCACGACCACCTGAGTTGTGTTGCGCGGTCGCTTAAGAAGGGGGGGTTGTACGTGCTGGGCCTGCACCTCACGCCGGCCCGGGGCCAGCCCGCCAGCAACGAGGAGAGCTGGGCCGCGCGGCGCGGAAACCTGAGCGTGCTGTCACGCATGTGGTCGATCAAGGTCAACCGAGCCGCCCGCAAAGAGACGGTCGGAATGACTTTTGACGTTTATACCCCGAGCCGCACGTTCCGACTGCAGAATCAGTTCGATTTCCGAACCTACACGGCCGAGCAGATGGACGATCTTATTGCCAGCGTCCCTTCGCTCCAGTGCGTCGCGACCTACGACTTTGCGTATGATGTCGATTGCCCCGTTCAAATAAACCGAAGCACCGAGGACGTGGTGTACGTGCTGCAGAAGCAGTGA
- a CDS encoding sigma-70 family RNA polymerase sigma factor, with the protein MSSDDSSDDDSDEEGLLDGDENESWSDDPVRMYLTQMGEIPLLTRKEEISLARKIETTRTAFRRKLLACDHVIQNAVKILGRVHRGELPFDRTVQVSVTDRLEKEQILGRMPHNLRTLETLLARNADDYRIATSKSYKLTERRAAWRRLGQRRCRAVLLVEELGLRTQRIEPMIEQLEQFSRRVDELCDQLSQMKKDRRPMEERKPVIIETRNILRALQETPTSLRNRVADLKQIYTEYQRAKRGLSEGNLRLVVSIAKKYRNRGLSFLDLIQEGNAGLMRAVDKFEYRRGFKFCTYATWWIRQAITRAVADQSRTIRIPVHMVETMSRVRNVSRALLQKLGREPTIEETARAAECTIDEARRVLAMSRYPISLDRPVGNSEDSHFGDLLPDSGAESPSVGAAQEMLRGRITSVLKTLSYREREIIKLRYGLGDGYSYTLEEVGHIFKVTRERIRQIEAKAVRKLQQPSRSAELVGFLD; encoded by the coding sequence GTGAGCTCGGACGACTCGTCCGACGACGACTCCGATGAGGAGGGCCTGCTCGACGGCGACGAGAACGAGTCCTGGTCCGACGACCCGGTGCGGATGTACCTCACGCAGATGGGCGAGATCCCGCTGCTGACCCGCAAGGAGGAGATCTCGCTCGCCCGCAAGATCGAGACCACCCGCACCGCGTTCCGCCGCAAGCTGCTGGCCTGCGACCACGTGATCCAGAACGCGGTGAAGATCCTGGGCCGCGTGCACCGCGGCGAACTGCCCTTCGACCGCACCGTGCAGGTCAGCGTGACCGACCGGCTGGAGAAGGAGCAGATCCTGGGCCGCATGCCGCACAACCTGCGGACCCTCGAGACGCTGCTCGCCCGCAACGCCGACGACTACCGCATCGCGACCAGCAAGTCGTACAAGCTGACCGAGCGTCGGGCCGCGTGGCGCCGGCTGGGCCAGCGCCGCTGCCGCGCCGTGCTGCTGGTCGAGGAGCTCGGCCTGCGGACGCAGCGCATCGAGCCGATGATCGAGCAGCTGGAGCAGTTCAGCCGCCGCGTCGACGAGCTGTGCGACCAGCTCTCGCAGATGAAGAAGGACCGCCGCCCCATGGAGGAGCGGAAGCCGGTCATCATCGAGACCCGCAACATCCTCCGCGCCCTGCAGGAGACCCCCACCAGCCTCCGCAACCGCGTGGCGGACCTCAAGCAGATCTACACCGAGTACCAGCGGGCCAAGCGCGGCCTGTCCGAGGGCAACCTCCGGCTGGTGGTGTCGATCGCCAAGAAGTACCGCAACCGCGGCCTGTCGTTCCTGGACCTGATCCAGGAGGGCAACGCCGGCCTGATGCGGGCGGTCGACAAGTTTGAGTACCGCCGCGGCTTCAAGTTCTGCACCTACGCCACGTGGTGGATCCGCCAGGCCATCACCCGCGCGGTGGCCGACCAGAGCCGCACCATCCGCATCCCGGTCCACATGGTCGAGACCATGAGCCGCGTGCGGAACGTCAGCCGCGCCCTGCTGCAGAAGCTGGGACGCGAGCCGACCATCGAAGAGACCGCCCGCGCCGCCGAGTGCACCATCGATGAGGCCCGCCGCGTGCTGGCCATGAGCCGCTACCCGATCAGCCTCGACCGCCCGGTCGGCAACAGCGAGGACAGCCACTTCGGCGACCTGCTGCCCGACTCCGGCGCCGAGAGCCCGTCGGTCGGCGCCGCCCAGGAGATGCTCCGCGGCCGGATCACCTCGGTCCTCAAGACCCTGTCCTACCGCGAGCGCGAGATCATCAAGCTCCGCTACGGCCTGGGCGACGGCTACAGCTACACGCTGGAAGAGGTGGGCCACATCTTCAAGGTGACCCGCGAGCGTATCCGCCAGATCGAGGCCAAGGCCGTCCGCAAGCTGCAGCAGCCCAGCCGCAGCGCCGAGCTGGTTGGCTTCCTCGACTAG
- a CDS encoding alpha/beta hydrolase, whose amino-acid sequence MRATGLIALAVWLLGAAGCARLGPLSPLAPLERAALYHPAEYPIGDWFPEDLEYEDAWFRAADNVRLHGWYAPHDEPRGVALCLHGNAGNITHRAAMLRTLNGLGLSTLVFDYRGYGRSQGKPSEHGILQDARAARAWLAERAGVVERDVVLIGGSLGGGVAVDLAARDGARGLVLSSTFTSLPDVGAHHLPLLPTGLLMTNRLDSLSLIKQYHGPLLQYHGEADTVVPYELGRELFDAAPGPKRFVSQEGAGHNDDLSAEFFASLDAFLDSLPPEEQPTAG is encoded by the coding sequence ATGCGCGCTACAGGATTGATTGCACTAGCGGTCTGGCTGCTTGGCGCGGCCGGCTGCGCCCGGCTCGGACCGCTGTCTCCGCTGGCGCCGCTGGAACGCGCGGCGCTGTACCACCCGGCGGAGTACCCGATCGGCGACTGGTTCCCCGAGGACCTGGAGTACGAGGACGCCTGGTTCCGCGCCGCGGACAACGTGCGGCTGCACGGCTGGTACGCCCCGCACGACGAGCCGCGCGGCGTGGCGCTCTGCCTGCACGGCAACGCCGGCAACATCACGCACCGCGCCGCGATGCTGCGCACGCTGAACGGCCTGGGGCTGTCGACCCTCGTGTTCGACTACCGCGGCTACGGCCGCAGCCAGGGCAAGCCGAGCGAACACGGCATCCTACAGGACGCCCGCGCCGCGAGGGCGTGGCTGGCCGAGCGGGCCGGCGTCGTGGAGCGGGATGTCGTGCTCATCGGCGGCTCGCTTGGCGGCGGCGTGGCGGTCGACCTGGCCGCCCGGGACGGCGCCCGCGGGCTGGTGCTCAGCAGCACGTTCACCTCGCTGCCGGACGTCGGAGCGCACCACCTGCCGCTGCTGCCAACCGGCCTGCTGATGACCAACCGGCTCGACTCGCTGTCGCTTATCAAGCAGTACCACGGGCCGCTGCTGCAGTACCACGGCGAGGCGGACACGGTGGTTCCCTATGAGCTGGGGCGCGAGCTGTTCGACGCCGCGCCCGGCCCCAAGCGATTCGTGTCGCAGGAGGGAGCGGGCCACAACGACGACCTGAGCGCCGAGTTCTTCGCCTCGCTGGACGCATTCCTCGACTCGCTGCCGCCCGAAGAGCAGCCAACCGCGGGCTAG